In Treponema sp. OMZ 798, the following proteins share a genomic window:
- a CDS encoding DUF4349 domain-containing protein, which translates to MKKIVFKFLFLTLLINIFISCGNKKNSYEASKDARFGGYTAESKSASDPAFDKNKEDLKEADAINLDDKDIERKLIKTGLIEFETDDIKKTREIIENLVLKYQAYISQEDEKHFYSGIRQTISIRIPKENFDNFLNEVTAGIKKLDNKTITVEDVTEEFVDSIARLKVKKETEQTYLKILTQAKTVKDILEVQNQIQDLRSDIEAIEGRLRYLQKSVNYSTLNISMYQINSDIEKPSFFSKAVDALEDGISLFSDIIISILYLWIFILIIALILIIIIKKRRSKKAKMKQDLD; encoded by the coding sequence ATGAAAAAAATTGTCTTTAAATTTCTATTTTTAACTCTGCTGATAAATATTTTTATTTCTTGCGGCAATAAGAAAAACTCCTATGAGGCATCCAAAGATGCCCGTTTCGGCGGTTATACTGCAGAATCAAAAAGCGCCTCCGATCCAGCCTTTGACAAAAACAAAGAAGACTTAAAGGAAGCCGATGCTATAAATTTAGATGATAAGGATATCGAAAGAAAACTCATAAAAACAGGTCTTATAGAATTTGAAACTGATGATATAAAAAAAACAAGGGAAATAATCGAAAACCTTGTATTGAAATATCAAGCCTACATAAGTCAAGAAGATGAAAAACATTTTTATTCCGGTATCAGACAGACAATCAGTATTAGAATACCAAAAGAAAATTTTGATAATTTTTTAAACGAAGTTACGGCGGGAATTAAAAAATTGGATAATAAAACTATTACGGTTGAAGATGTTACGGAAGAATTCGTAGACAGCATTGCCCGCCTAAAAGTAAAAAAGGAAACCGAACAAACTTATCTAAAAATTTTGACTCAGGCTAAAACGGTAAAAGATATTTTAGAAGTACAAAACCAAATTCAAGATTTACGTTCAGACATTGAGGCAATTGAAGGCCGTTTACGTTATTTACAAAAATCCGTAAATTACAGCACCTTAAATATTTCAATGTATCAAATAAACAGCGATATAGAAAAACCTTCATTTTTTAGCAAAGCCGTTGATGCCTTAGAAGACGGAATAAGCCTTTTTAGCGATATAATAATCAGTATTCTTTATCTTTGGATATTTATACTTATAATTGCACTAATTTTGATAATCATCATCAAAAAAAGACGCAGCAAAAAAGCCAAAATGAAGCAAGATTTGGATTAA
- a CDS encoding Rpn family recombination-promoting nuclease/putative transposase yields the protein MVKRFEDLTFTDDFMFCKTMQNPHFCKKLIEMILFDTIGKIAYISVQHSINTYEQAKSIRFDVLVQTESGKFYDVEMQISNERNIPKRMRFYQAALDISFLDKGNSYNNLNDSFIIFICTFDAIGKNKPVYTFENTCIEDKNTPLQDGTRKVIINAEAFKYTEDKELKVFLEYLKTGKPNSEFTREIEKMIQTIKQNEQARQEYRLLSTFEMDAMDKGAYRKAIETARLMKKRGYPTSEILIMTGLTETEIEKM from the coding sequence ATGGTAAAACGATTTGAAGATTTAACATTTACAGATGATTTTATGTTTTGTAAAACTATGCAAAATCCGCATTTTTGTAAAAAACTTATTGAAATGATATTATTTGATACAATAGGCAAAATTGCGTATATCTCGGTGCAGCATAGTATTAACACTTACGAGCAGGCAAAGTCCATAAGGTTTGATGTCCTAGTGCAAACAGAAAGCGGTAAATTTTATGATGTCGAAATGCAGATAAGCAATGAACGTAATATTCCAAAACGAATGAGGTTCTACCAAGCAGCCCTAGATATTTCTTTTTTGGATAAAGGAAATTCATATAACAACTTAAATGACAGCTTTATAATTTTTATCTGCACCTTTGATGCTATAGGCAAAAACAAGCCCGTTTATACTTTTGAAAATACCTGTATTGAAGATAAAAATACCCCTTTACAAGACGGCACACGAAAGGTTATAATAAATGCAGAAGCTTTTAAGTACACTGAAGACAAAGAACTAAAGGTTTTTTTAGAATATCTTAAAACAGGTAAACCAAATAGTGAATTTACAAGGGAGATAGAAAAAATGATACAAACAATAAAACAAAATGAACAGGCAAGGCAAGAATACAGATTATTATCTACTTTTGAAATGGATGCTATGGATAAAGGGGCTTACCGCAAAGCTATAGAAACAGCTAGACTTATGAAAAAAAGAGGATACCCAACTTCTGAAATTTTGATAATGACGGGGCTTACAGAGACAGAAATTGAAAAAATGTAA
- a CDS encoding threonine synthase, translated as MDLVSTRNNNKIVSFYEAVTNCMPADGGLYIPKEALDLSDWTCHLNETSSFTSIAGTLTSAILQKEFSPAVSERIAVSAFGNYSPRVRQLDERLFLLDLFHGPTGCHRDFGFLWFASVLEHILTITDKKAIVLGTGTKKNGQSMAAAFGNKKRVKTLLIHPRGYACGIPEKYLAENGGSIYSVECDGDIRDVENLKRSVYLDRELVEKYGLTLANTVNIGRLLPQIFFYFFAFTRFKKHSFGEIYYALHSGNYGNLSAGLFAWKSGLSLNGFITDSTPELSVNKDGDCFCKTMEIPLGQRSAADPVSPSNIERLEQIFEISPAIMKALIFPKQVESKNYKELIRKAYQRYGIMIDTSTAAAYGAAIKSKILENKGPETLVLISKDHPAFEADIIEEACGEKTNQPEYMKGLDRPIKNIKKIQASKKEIENMLQYMER; from the coding sequence ATGGATTTAGTAAGTACACGAAACAACAATAAGATAGTATCCTTTTATGAGGCTGTAACAAACTGTATGCCGGCTGACGGAGGGCTTTATATACCGAAAGAAGCCTTGGACTTAAGCGATTGGACCTGTCACCTTAACGAAACTTCAAGTTTTACATCTATTGCGGGAACCTTAACCTCCGCAATACTGCAAAAAGAATTCAGCCCGGCCGTTTCGGAACGTATTGCCGTCTCTGCATTTGGAAATTACAGTCCCAGAGTAAGGCAATTGGATGAAAGGCTCTTTTTACTGGACCTTTTTCACGGACCGACCGGCTGCCATAGAGATTTCGGATTTTTATGGTTTGCCTCGGTTCTTGAGCATATTTTAACCATAACCGATAAAAAAGCTATAGTTTTAGGAACAGGTACAAAAAAGAACGGGCAAAGTATGGCAGCCGCTTTCGGCAACAAAAAAAGAGTCAAGACCCTCTTGATTCATCCCAGGGGTTATGCTTGCGGAATCCCCGAAAAATATTTGGCCGAAAACGGAGGCTCTATATACTCTGTAGAGTGTGACGGAGACATAAGGGATGTCGAAAACTTAAAAAGGTCAGTATATCTTGACAGGGAGCTTGTAGAAAAATATGGGCTAACCTTGGCAAATACGGTAAACATAGGACGGCTTTTGCCCCAAATTTTCTTTTATTTTTTTGCTTTTACCCGTTTTAAAAAGCATAGTTTCGGCGAAATTTACTATGCCCTCCACTCCGGTAATTACGGAAACCTTTCGGCAGGCCTTTTTGCATGGAAGAGCGGCCTTTCTCTCAACGGTTTTATTACCGATTCTACGCCTGAACTATCCGTAAACAAGGACGGGGATTGCTTTTGCAAAACAATGGAAATTCCTTTAGGCCAAAGAAGTGCAGCAGATCCTGTAAGCCCCTCAAATATTGAGCGTTTGGAACAAATTTTTGAAATAAGCCCTGCAATTATGAAGGCTTTGATTTTTCCTAAGCAGGTAGAGTCAAAAAATTATAAGGAACTTATAAGAAAGGCCTATCAAAGATATGGTATTATGATAGATACTTCGACAGCTGCAGCCTATGGAGCTGCAATAAAAAGCAAAATTCTCGAAAATAAGGGACCGGAAACCCTTGTACTGATTTCAAAAGATCATCCGGCCTTTGAAGCCGACATAATTGAAGAGGCCTGCGGCGAAAAAACCAATCAACCGGAATACATGAAGGGCTTAGACAGGCCTATAAAAAATATAAAAAAGATACAGGCCTCTAAAAAAGAAATTGAAAATATGCTACAATATATGGAGAGGTAG
- a CDS encoding alpha-amylase family glycosyl hydrolase — translation MDINSFFQAMEFHINGDVRKKCNLKSSLFSSCGNAVFENISEVHSFVFNFNSLVKEGLFGKAQKHLQAGELNAMGIFDEVLHYVLRLYRQNIDADFFVKGYEFIDKEFKSKNFHSLDFLLKDFCKDFPPKDVYTDKISLDEWFESNDELSNVPNKLLAFEELILLCLANRNPANSKFEVLFNDSNLKTIDSYGIFWETAKKWSKKNKPIGSRLGKDQGRLDILSFLEEPIKRCPNSILGQLKYIKEHWARFTQNLLLKVLGAEDLIREEEKAGWAPPKGGSFDVPAPTFENLLKEYEAFTADKNWMPNLVLIAKSTLVWLDQLSKKYSASITRLDQIPDEELKFFADAGITGLWLIGVWQRSEASRRIKEICGNSDAAASAYSIYDYDIAEELGGWPALANLRERAWKFGIRMAADMVPNHTGLDSKWIMEEPNLFLQTRESPFPAYNYDTENLSRDGRTSVYLERGYYSKTDCAVVFKRVDNYSGDVRYIYHGNDGTGLPWNDTAQIDFLNQEAREKVIQKILHVARNFPIIRFDAAMVLAKKHIRRLWYPAPGSGGDIASRSRHALSIDEFEKRIPEEFWREVVDRCAKEAPDTLLLAEAFWMMEGYFVRTLGMHRVYNSAFMNMLKKEENAKYRETIKNTLEFDPEVLRRYVNFMNNPDEETAVAQFGDGDKYFGICTMMSAMPGLPMFGHGQLEGFTEKYGMEYRRAYKDEAVNRGLLERHKNEIFPLLKKRRIFSGVEKFRLFDFWNEGNVNENVFAWSNFFDGERSLIFYNNAYERASGWIKLSAAFALKNAKNEKELRQETLMTSLNLNSGEAYFTVFYEQRSSLFFLRKNSELAEKGFFAALDGYQCQVFLNIYELKDDGGYYKVLYEKAEGRGFKNLEFEINKCKYGSLYNTIQDLCSKELFPQVSNYCDIGEKGKKTLEDVSKKLYPRFLDFFDAFEEVFFETFPYDEEKESLKNLKEKSKTCALCLKKAMDCFLCLCPNEPSLIDENIKTEEVLLFIKDLKSLVFDSKESVLLYTAGLLLSALFKLFPEEKIKMFRLDYVLSELLCSCGLSEADSKSTLFLLSRLFCLTEKEEEFFENLGSSMNCIKALTDFCLHDEVIKNYLGLNEWDGEVWFNKESTERLILIHILFKLLWEERPEDSVHKCNILSLNFYACIYSDMSKMFSAAEYKLKNIIDFSNEKT, via the coding sequence ATGGATATAAACTCTTTTTTTCAGGCAATGGAATTTCATATAAATGGAGATGTCCGTAAAAAGTGTAATTTAAAGTCTTCTCTTTTTTCTTCATGCGGAAATGCCGTATTTGAAAACATATCTGAAGTTCATAGCTTCGTTTTTAATTTTAATTCTCTTGTAAAGGAAGGCCTTTTTGGGAAGGCTCAAAAGCATTTGCAGGCAGGGGAATTGAACGCTATGGGAATTTTTGATGAGGTCCTCCATTATGTTTTAAGGCTTTACCGCCAAAATATTGATGCCGATTTTTTTGTAAAAGGATATGAATTTATCGATAAAGAATTTAAGAGCAAAAATTTTCATAGTCTTGATTTTTTACTAAAAGATTTTTGTAAAGATTTTCCTCCTAAGGATGTTTATACCGATAAAATTTCCTTGGATGAATGGTTTGAATCAAATGATGAATTATCAAATGTACCGAACAAATTGCTCGCCTTTGAAGAACTTATCCTACTCTGCCTTGCAAATAGAAATCCTGCAAACTCAAAGTTTGAAGTTTTATTTAATGACTCCAATTTAAAAACAATCGACTCATACGGTATTTTTTGGGAAACGGCAAAAAAGTGGTCAAAAAAAAATAAGCCTATAGGGAGCAGATTAGGAAAGGACCAGGGGCGGCTGGATATTCTTTCTTTTTTGGAAGAGCCTATAAAGCGATGTCCCAACAGCATTTTAGGTCAGCTTAAATATATAAAAGAGCATTGGGCTAGGTTTACTCAAAATCTTTTGTTGAAAGTCTTGGGTGCAGAGGATCTTATCCGTGAAGAGGAAAAAGCCGGCTGGGCTCCGCCAAAGGGCGGAAGCTTTGATGTCCCGGCCCCCACCTTTGAAAATTTATTAAAAGAGTATGAGGCCTTTACAGCCGATAAAAATTGGATGCCCAACCTTGTTCTAATAGCAAAGAGCACCTTAGTTTGGCTGGATCAGCTGAGTAAAAAATATTCTGCTTCCATCACACGTCTAGACCAAATTCCCGATGAAGAGCTTAAATTCTTTGCGGATGCAGGAATAACGGGACTTTGGCTGATCGGCGTTTGGCAGCGCTCTGAGGCAAGCCGCCGTATTAAAGAAATTTGCGGAAATTCGGATGCGGCCGCAAGTGCATACAGTATCTACGACTATGACATTGCAGAGGAACTTGGCGGCTGGCCGGCTCTGGCTAATTTACGGGAAAGAGCCTGGAAATTCGGAATCAGAATGGCGGCCGATATGGTTCCCAATCATACAGGCCTTGATTCCAAATGGATTATGGAAGAGCCGAATCTTTTTTTGCAGACAAGGGAATCACCCTTTCCTGCGTATAATTACGATACCGAAAACCTTTCCCGTGATGGGAGAACAAGTGTTTATCTTGAAAGAGGCTATTATTCGAAAACCGATTGCGCTGTAGTTTTTAAACGTGTCGATAACTATTCCGGGGATGTACGCTATATCTATCATGGAAATGACGGCACGGGTCTCCCATGGAATGACACGGCTCAAATAGATTTTTTGAACCAAGAAGCCCGCGAAAAGGTTATCCAAAAAATCCTCCATGTTGCGCGTAATTTTCCCATAATACGCTTCGATGCGGCCATGGTGCTTGCCAAAAAGCATATCCGCCGTTTATGGTATCCGGCTCCCGGTTCTGGAGGAGATATTGCGAGCCGCTCTCGCCATGCTCTCTCCATAGATGAATTTGAAAAAAGAATTCCTGAAGAATTTTGGAGGGAGGTTGTAGACCGCTGTGCAAAAGAAGCCCCCGATACCCTCCTGCTTGCTGAAGCTTTTTGGATGATGGAAGGCTACTTTGTGCGCACCCTCGGAATGCACCGCGTATATAACTCCGCCTTTATGAACATGCTTAAAAAAGAAGAAAATGCAAAATACAGGGAAACCATCAAAAACACCCTTGAGTTCGATCCCGAAGTCCTTAGGCGTTATGTAAACTTCATGAACAACCCCGATGAAGAAACCGCCGTAGCCCAATTCGGAGACGGGGATAAATACTTCGGCATTTGTACAATGATGTCGGCTATGCCCGGGCTTCCCATGTTCGGGCACGGCCAGCTCGAAGGCTTTACCGAAAAATATGGAATGGAGTACAGAAGAGCGTATAAGGATGAGGCTGTAAACCGGGGCTTGCTTGAAAGGCATAAAAACGAAATATTTCCTCTTTTAAAAAAGCGCCGTATTTTTTCGGGGGTTGAAAAATTCAGACTATTTGATTTTTGGAATGAGGGAAACGTAAACGAAAATGTCTTTGCTTGGTCAAACTTTTTTGACGGGGAGCGTTCATTGATATTTTATAATAATGCCTATGAAAGAGCTTCGGGCTGGATTAAGCTTTCAGCTGCCTTTGCCTTAAAAAACGCAAAAAACGAAAAGGAATTAAGACAGGAAACTCTTATGACCTCTCTTAATCTAAATTCAGGAGAGGCCTATTTTACGGTGTTTTATGAACAGCGCTCTTCCTTATTCTTTTTAAGAAAAAATTCCGAACTTGCAGAAAAGGGCTTTTTTGCAGCCTTAGACGGGTACCAATGCCAAGTCTTTTTAAATATATATGAGCTGAAAGATGATGGAGGCTATTATAAGGTGCTTTATGAAAAAGCAGAGGGTCGAGGTTTTAAGAATTTGGAATTTGAAATCAATAAATGTAAATACGGAAGCCTTTACAATACTATTCAAGACCTATGCTCTAAGGAACTCTTCCCTCAAGTTTCAAATTATTGCGATATCGGTGAAAAAGGAAAAAAGACACTTGAAGATGTATCGAAAAAACTTTATCCGAGGTTCTTGGATTTTTTTGATGCCTTTGAAGAAGTGTTTTTTGAAACCTTTCCTTACGATGAAGAAAAAGAAAGCTTAAAAAATCTTAAAGAAAAAAGCAAGACCTGTGCATTGTGCTTGAAAAAAGCTATGGATTGCTTTTTATGCCTTTGCCCAAACGAGCCTTCGTTAATTGATGAAAATATTAAAACTGAAGAAGTTCTCTTATTTATAAAAGATCTTAAATCATTGGTGTTTGACAGTAAAGAGAGTGTTCTTTTGTATACGGCCGGGCTTTTATTGTCGGCCTTGTTTAAATTATTCCCTGAAGAAAAAATTAAAATGTTCCGTCTTGACTACGTCCTTAGCGAACTGCTTTGCTCTTGCGGACTCTCAGAAGCCGATTCAAAAAGTACCTTATTTTTGTTAAGCCGCTTATTTTGTTTGACTGAAAAAGAGGAAGAGTTTTTTGAAAATTTAGGTTCAAGCATGAACTGTATTAAAGCTCTTACGGACTTTTGTTTACATGATGAAGTAATAAAAAACTATTTAGGCTTAAACGAGTGGGACGGGGAAGTTTGGTTTAATAAAGAATCTACAGAGAGGCTTATTCTGATACATATTTTATTTAAACTTTTATGGGAAGAAAGGCCGGAAGATAGTGTGCATAAATGCAATATTTTGTCTTTAAACTTTTATGCGTGTATTTATTCGGATATGAGCAAGATGTTTTCTGCTGCCGAATATAAGCTAAAAAATATTATTGATTTTTCAAATGAAAAGACCTAG